The following are encoded in a window of Sphaerisporangium siamense genomic DNA:
- a CDS encoding HNH endonuclease: protein MLRAWSLLTVEEADRQFGGNLGYEDVLGDKYVWNSTVAHSGDAQEGDLVILKDGGWVLGLAWMDEIASGTGKKERRRCPQCGATSFKTRKTRDIPFKCSPCGKEFETPTSETIDVTVFEGYYGRTWRPLDTPMPEKALRSLYGNRSGQQSIRPIKPDGLRELFSAAVGLGSLWWREDGGVRPPIKGGHRQVLQRARVGQAKFRSHLLERYGSCCAITGAQPAECLEAAHLYRYRDTPNHDINGGLLLRRDLHALFDRGLLVIEARTWTVRIAPSLHKYPDLAMLANAPIQVPSQLRPAVSYLEQHLALAIDGWGERTVL from the coding sequence ATGCTGAGAGCGTGGAGTCTCCTCACTGTCGAGGAGGCCGACCGGCAATTCGGGGGCAACCTCGGCTACGAGGACGTCTTAGGCGATAAGTATGTGTGGAACAGCACGGTCGCTCACAGTGGCGACGCCCAAGAGGGTGACCTCGTCATTCTTAAGGACGGAGGGTGGGTTCTCGGTCTTGCCTGGATGGACGAGATCGCCTCCGGTACCGGCAAGAAGGAGCGACGGCGCTGTCCACAATGCGGAGCGACCTCCTTCAAAACCCGCAAGACTCGCGACATTCCCTTCAAATGCTCACCATGCGGAAAAGAGTTCGAGACTCCGACGTCAGAGACCATCGACGTCACCGTGTTCGAGGGCTACTACGGGCGCACCTGGCGTCCTTTGGACACACCGATGCCAGAGAAAGCGCTCCGCAGCTTGTATGGAAACCGGTCAGGGCAACAGTCCATCCGCCCCATCAAACCAGATGGACTGCGAGAGCTCTTCAGCGCCGCAGTCGGCCTTGGCTCACTGTGGTGGAGGGAGGACGGCGGCGTGCGCCCGCCTATTAAGGGCGGCCATCGGCAGGTCCTTCAAAGGGCACGGGTGGGACAAGCGAAGTTCCGTAGCCACCTCCTAGAACGCTATGGTAGTTGCTGCGCCATCACAGGGGCCCAACCAGCCGAGTGTCTCGAAGCCGCCCATCTCTATCGCTACAGGGACACTCCCAATCACGACATCAATGGCGGCCTGCTGCTCCGCCGTGATCTCCACGCATTATTCGACCGCGGACTCCTGGTCATCGAAGCCAGAACCTGGACCGTACGAATCGCACCGAGCCTGCACAAATATCCCGACTTGGCGATGCTCGCCAATGCCCCCATCCAGGTCCCATCACAGCTCCGTCCGGCTGTCAGCTACCTAGAACAACATCTAGCGCTTGCAATTGACGGCTGGGGTGAGCGAACAGTACTTTGA
- a CDS encoding HNH endonuclease produces MALSDLRHEMVLSAIEEYDKLGRDAFLKVYGYGPARDYFLLHDGKRYDSKAIAGVAHRGVDGRPLQAENFSGGNATVARALSNLGFEVTRPSDVIDGRSLENLLQKILTLKTAASATPGARKRHQPLTLLWALGRAARGYEHLVPWRVAFPALESLLREFGHPGDGLHAEFPVLRLYHHGLWAFPDHDDVPRASGSAAQRWMRQNQPLSGLPSWAHNLVTDHPAVRAQIVLRLLDEYFRDVDHDELLAATRLAPEPDAISSPQDEIRSLPNGTPTPSRRAVTTNRVIRDSALAEQVKLLHDHRCQLCGIRLTTRRGPYAEGAHIRPLGTPHNGPDEPGNLLCLCPNHHVLFDGGTITISDELVAVDVPSGKVIAQMRLADGHPPDRRHLAYHRCHISEDSQAAGAV; encoded by the coding sequence ATGGCACTTTCCGATCTCCGTCACGAGATGGTTCTGTCCGCCATCGAGGAGTACGACAAGCTGGGCAGGGATGCCTTTCTCAAGGTCTACGGATACGGCCCGGCACGCGACTACTTCCTCCTACATGACGGGAAGCGGTACGACTCCAAGGCCATCGCCGGCGTGGCACATCGCGGCGTTGACGGGCGACCGCTCCAAGCCGAGAACTTCTCCGGCGGCAACGCCACCGTCGCACGCGCACTGAGTAACCTCGGCTTTGAGGTCACCCGTCCGAGCGACGTCATCGACGGACGCTCCCTGGAGAACCTGCTCCAGAAGATCCTCACACTCAAAACCGCCGCATCGGCCACGCCCGGCGCGCGGAAACGGCATCAGCCTTTGACCCTTCTCTGGGCCCTCGGCAGAGCGGCCCGGGGCTACGAACACCTTGTGCCATGGAGAGTTGCCTTTCCCGCACTCGAGTCGCTCCTGCGAGAGTTCGGTCATCCCGGCGACGGTCTACACGCCGAGTTTCCCGTACTCCGTCTCTATCACCACGGGCTCTGGGCCTTCCCGGACCATGACGACGTTCCAAGGGCCAGCGGCAGTGCGGCTCAGCGCTGGATGCGGCAGAACCAGCCACTCAGCGGTTTACCCTCATGGGCTCACAACCTTGTCACCGACCATCCGGCCGTACGCGCTCAGATCGTCCTGCGGCTCCTCGACGAGTACTTCCGTGATGTCGACCACGATGAGCTACTTGCGGCCACCCGACTTGCCCCTGAACCCGACGCCATCTCGTCGCCCCAGGACGAGATCAGATCTCTTCCCAATGGGACACCGACACCAAGCCGCCGCGCGGTCACAACCAACCGCGTGATCCGTGACTCGGCGCTCGCGGAGCAGGTCAAGCTCCTGCACGACCATCGGTGCCAACTCTGTGGTATCCGTCTCACGACCAGGCGAGGTCCTTACGCCGAAGGCGCCCACATCCGCCCGCTTGGCACGCCTCACAACGGCCCCGACGAGCCGGGCAACCTTCTCTGCCTGTGCCCTAACCATCACGTCCTGTTCGACGGTGGAACGATCACAATCAGCGACGAGCTGGTGGCCGTCGACGTCCCCAGCGGCAAGGTGATCGCACAAATGCGGCTCGCCGACGGACACCCACCGGATCGCCGACACCTTGCTTACCATCGTTGCCACATCTCAGAGGACTCTCAGGCAGCGGGTGCGGTGTAA
- a CDS encoding M48 family metalloprotease, giving the protein MPARLGNVGTNPRFALLILALVAATASMADEGLLRLTIDNDNRDLGCMLAAGVDPRTERLANLMALIRNDVALTACYARFSPVVSWWRPAIVLIVLLVSAAGLFLALPWWRARRTRPIIGEADHTVLRELMTRAGIDQGSVRFVVDPSAMTSGAVAFGRPGSYTVSLHAGLLARRQADPAGFTAVVLHELAHVRAGDVRLAYATTALWRVFLIIVLLPFATANGRILARELFGWSEARSLFWPGAAPILVRELALAGALTLLVTVTRANLLRHREHQADLAAVRWGGEPDVWSRYVEQGPRRLRDLWSSHPSWQSRRTAIERAAAPGETALPMVLTGAATLFVTAVVSDLPTDFGLRGDWSMAAAVLTGLLAGSIVVGTVTPTNGVRAGLWFGLGLVLAEAVLNRIDGNQWLPSRPWMLLALPLFAVFTCRLAAELTALWRRWTVARVVLTAFVLAGWLLWWEHIGKLLVLGHLIHDQAVLAQLGRLGQVGGQTVPLLLAMSANLIGFTTVPLWPASATAACLVPLVVSVFLGGSRPSLPKVLLAGLAGGALALLLNALALTYLHSQIRPPIDARALAFVVTLFLIFTTLAGVIPAALWTAWRAVRFRLLTTLAVTALSVTVAAFGIFLMLGLDGCLGPVNLVARSCSWKAWFGASWPQPIVAVLVPSVPVVAVVALLPFNVRRSEWAGGFLTETGRSVRRGALVLVAAVVPVLLTVAGLPTDGGVSLGFRSTAEITDVPAVTRASSELRAAQAAAWLQYGGGALLMQYGNDLEELGNDLKLKSPNGELDEKKAIPRLRALVADIQRIRRYFQLPDPPMQRHWSAAIDALDRDVKTMLTAAEQDDSASFEKGLNHLLTSSRQIMDIAQELISLAAKTSADTYHY; this is encoded by the coding sequence GTGCCCGCCAGGCTGGGCAATGTCGGCACCAATCCGCGGTTCGCGCTGCTCATCCTGGCACTGGTGGCGGCCACGGCGTCGATGGCGGACGAAGGTCTGCTGCGGCTGACGATCGACAACGACAACCGCGATCTCGGCTGCATGCTGGCCGCTGGGGTGGATCCCCGAACCGAACGGCTGGCCAATCTCATGGCCCTGATCAGGAACGACGTGGCACTGACCGCGTGTTATGCGCGCTTTTCGCCAGTTGTGTCGTGGTGGCGACCGGCGATCGTCCTGATCGTGCTTCTCGTGAGCGCCGCAGGGCTGTTCCTCGCGCTGCCGTGGTGGCGGGCGCGCAGAACCCGGCCCATCATCGGGGAGGCCGACCATACGGTGCTCAGGGAGTTGATGACACGGGCCGGCATCGACCAGGGCAGCGTGCGGTTCGTCGTCGACCCTTCGGCGATGACCTCGGGCGCGGTGGCGTTCGGCCGGCCGGGCAGCTACACAGTGAGCCTGCACGCCGGGCTGCTCGCCAGGAGGCAGGCTGATCCCGCAGGCTTCACGGCGGTGGTCCTGCACGAGTTGGCCCACGTCAGGGCGGGTGACGTACGGCTCGCGTACGCGACGACCGCGTTGTGGCGGGTCTTCCTGATCATCGTCCTCCTGCCGTTCGCGACCGCGAACGGCAGGATACTGGCCCGCGAGCTGTTCGGGTGGTCTGAGGCTCGTTCGCTGTTCTGGCCTGGGGCAGCGCCGATCCTGGTGCGCGAGCTGGCGCTGGCCGGTGCGCTGACGCTGCTGGTCACCGTCACGCGAGCGAATCTCCTACGGCACCGGGAGCATCAGGCGGACCTGGCCGCCGTCCGCTGGGGCGGCGAACCGGACGTCTGGTCGAGGTACGTGGAGCAGGGCCCCCGGAGGTTGCGCGACTTATGGAGCTCCCATCCGTCGTGGCAGAGCCGGAGGACGGCCATCGAACGCGCCGCGGCTCCCGGCGAGACCGCGCTGCCCATGGTACTGACCGGTGCGGCGACGTTGTTCGTCACCGCGGTGGTGAGCGACCTTCCCACGGATTTCGGGCTGCGAGGCGACTGGAGCATGGCCGCGGCGGTCCTCACTGGGCTGCTGGCCGGCAGCATCGTGGTAGGGACGGTGACCCCGACGAACGGCGTCAGGGCCGGGCTCTGGTTCGGGCTCGGGCTCGTCCTGGCTGAGGCGGTGCTGAACAGGATCGACGGCAACCAGTGGCTGCCGAGCCGGCCGTGGATGCTGCTCGCGCTGCCGCTGTTCGCGGTGTTCACCTGCCGGCTGGCCGCGGAACTCACCGCGTTGTGGAGGCGGTGGACCGTTGCCCGCGTCGTGCTGACCGCGTTCGTGCTGGCCGGCTGGCTGCTGTGGTGGGAGCACATAGGCAAGCTCCTGGTGCTCGGCCATCTGATCCACGACCAGGCCGTGCTCGCCCAGCTCGGGCGGCTCGGCCAGGTGGGCGGGCAAACCGTACCCTTGCTGCTGGCGATGTCGGCGAATCTGATCGGTTTCACGACCGTGCCACTCTGGCCCGCGAGCGCCACCGCGGCCTGCCTGGTGCCGCTGGTCGTCAGCGTCTTCCTGGGGGGCAGCCGTCCGTCGCTGCCGAAAGTGCTGCTCGCGGGGTTGGCGGGAGGCGCGCTCGCCCTCCTTCTGAACGCGTTGGCCCTGACCTACCTCCATTCGCAGATCCGCCCGCCCATCGACGCCCGCGCTCTGGCCTTCGTCGTCACGTTGTTCCTGATCTTCACCACGCTGGCCGGCGTGATCCCCGCCGCGCTGTGGACCGCCTGGCGTGCCGTACGCTTCCGCCTGCTCACAACCCTCGCCGTGACCGCCCTGTCGGTGACGGTGGCGGCCTTCGGGATCTTCCTCATGCTCGGGCTGGACGGATGCCTGGGGCCCGTTAACCTCGTGGCGCGTTCGTGTTCCTGGAAGGCGTGGTTCGGAGCCTCGTGGCCCCAGCCGATCGTCGCCGTACTCGTGCCTTCGGTGCCGGTCGTCGCCGTCGTGGCCCTCCTGCCGTTCAACGTCCGGCGGAGCGAGTGGGCCGGCGGGTTCCTCACCGAGACGGGCCGGAGCGTGCGGCGCGGCGCCCTGGTGCTCGTCGCCGCGGTGGTGCCGGTGCTATTGACGGTCGCCGGCCTGCCCACGGATGGGGGCGTCAGCCTCGGCTTCCGGTCGACGGCCGAGATCACGGATGTCCCCGCCGTCACACGCGCCTCCTCCGAGCTGCGTGCGGCTCAGGCGGCGGCCTGGTTGCAGTACGGCGGGGGCGCTCTGCTCATGCAGTACGGCAACGATCTGGAGGAGCTGGGAAATGACCTCAAGCTGAAGTCTCCGAACGGTGAGCTCGATGAGAAGAAGGCGATCCCACGTCTAAGGGCCCTGGTCGCCGACATCCAAAGGATCCGGCGCTACTTCCAGCTCCCCGACCCGCCCATGCAGCGGCATTGGTCGGCGGCGATCGACGCGCTCGACCGCGATGTGAAGACCATGCTCACCGCTGCCGAGCAGGACGACAGCGCGTCGTTCGAGAAAGGGCTCAACCACCTGCTCACGTCGTCAAGGCAGATCATGGACATCGCCCAGGAACTCATCAGCCTCGCCGCGAAGACGTCCGCGGACACCTACCACTACTGA
- a CDS encoding ATP-binding protein — protein MVETYNLLNPESLTENYVRQLRQTIDAYLPQYIFIGEVLQNSLDAVRETQHGKHNIDITIDLDKSEVCIQDDAMGFPNEPSLLFLGGGKKDGKKLAGQVGVGLKVVLFSSEYFSIRSRTVTGGFRFEIDDAYRFDSEDTVRPNFTVPKQFEPDPDPLERCGTEVRYRFNGASRVLSNYLKQVKEEALPKGLKSEFMPTLTNAVASGIFPTRFAALLACDLKRFSYLAMTEVPDALKDTTVTVSILCQNPQAILGDVLAELFDQKQGFTFQVPVGYLQMGETVSWAKPPKPAPYAQKLGAGGADLFRVQNGFNATEYRSESDLEQLLTNARGKLPDEIESFRRNLFPRINFVRLTIARIPHLERYLPGGSRRIFSANGVVTQHSPDLTKGRNQQYVRCFDIVVDVDAELNYGKTHLKNMRLVGQLKSFVNEAYRSVIQNAASRFVGKADPFEEEERSVSFWSKEDLLRPELTICKVPGDENDVIALFFELAGMGKFPEFRWYGLSQRDKYDARAVIQRVMDDPKVLERPTENSLRVVEFKIRAGAITEDFDREDKSPKDVHLLIAYEEGVSRSPQFQFIDIGDSDTYARAPEKIFPHVTRVLKDMQSGYEVQVLLLRECLEKFFPPPPPPAAPEDAIDDY, from the coding sequence GTGGTCGAAACTTACAATCTCCTGAATCCAGAGTCTCTGACTGAAAACTACGTACGTCAACTACGGCAGACCATTGACGCATATCTTCCCCAGTATATCTTTATAGGTGAAGTCCTTCAGAATTCCCTGGACGCAGTTCGAGAGACGCAACACGGGAAACATAATATTGATATTACGATCGACCTGGACAAATCTGAGGTATGTATACAGGACGATGCAATGGGGTTTCCCAACGAGCCAAGTCTTCTTTTCCTCGGCGGAGGGAAGAAGGATGGTAAGAAACTCGCTGGCCAGGTTGGGGTAGGCCTCAAGGTGGTTCTCTTCAGTTCAGAGTACTTCAGTATACGATCGAGAACCGTCACGGGTGGATTCAGGTTCGAAATCGATGACGCGTACCGCTTCGACTCTGAAGACACCGTGCGTCCCAACTTCACAGTGCCGAAGCAATTCGAGCCCGACCCTGACCCCCTAGAGAGGTGTGGGACTGAGGTTAGATATCGATTCAATGGAGCGTCGAGAGTCCTCTCGAATTACCTAAAGCAAGTAAAAGAGGAGGCACTTCCCAAAGGGCTTAAGTCAGAATTCATGCCTACACTAACGAACGCCGTGGCAAGTGGAATCTTTCCAACAAGGTTTGCTGCTCTTCTCGCCTGCGACCTGAAGAGATTTTCTTACCTCGCCATGACAGAGGTTCCCGACGCACTTAAGGACACGACTGTTACTGTATCGATATTGTGTCAGAATCCTCAGGCGATCTTAGGTGACGTCCTGGCTGAGCTTTTCGACCAGAAGCAGGGGTTTACTTTTCAAGTGCCGGTCGGGTATCTGCAAATGGGGGAGACCGTGTCTTGGGCGAAGCCCCCGAAGCCGGCTCCTTATGCTCAGAAGCTCGGGGCTGGGGGGGCCGATCTTTTCAGAGTTCAGAATGGGTTCAATGCTACAGAATATCGTAGCGAAAGTGATCTAGAGCAACTTCTGACCAACGCCCGAGGGAAGCTTCCTGACGAGATTGAATCGTTCAGAAGAAACCTTTTCCCTAGGATCAACTTCGTTCGTTTAACGATTGCACGGATACCTCATCTCGAGCGCTATCTGCCTGGCGGAAGCCGACGAATCTTCAGTGCAAATGGAGTCGTGACGCAGCATTCTCCTGACTTGACCAAGGGGCGCAATCAGCAGTACGTAAGGTGCTTCGATATCGTGGTCGACGTAGATGCAGAGCTTAATTATGGGAAGACCCATCTAAAAAATATGCGTCTGGTAGGCCAACTCAAAAGTTTCGTTAATGAGGCGTATCGATCAGTCATTCAGAACGCTGCATCACGCTTCGTAGGCAAGGCGGATCCATTCGAAGAGGAAGAGCGGTCGGTTTCATTCTGGTCCAAGGAGGACCTTCTGCGCCCCGAGCTAACTATCTGCAAGGTCCCTGGAGATGAGAATGATGTAATAGCGCTGTTCTTTGAACTGGCAGGAATGGGCAAGTTCCCAGAGTTTCGCTGGTATGGATTGTCTCAACGGGATAAGTATGACGCGCGGGCTGTTATACAACGTGTAATGGATGACCCGAAGGTCCTCGAAAGGCCAACCGAGAACTCGCTCCGCGTAGTGGAATTTAAGATTCGGGCCGGAGCTATTACAGAAGACTTCGATCGCGAGGATAAGTCTCCTAAAGATGTGCACCTTCTGATAGCGTACGAAGAAGGTGTTTCCAGGTCGCCCCAGTTTCAATTCATCGATATCGGGGATTCGGATACATATGCGCGTGCTCCCGAGAAGATATTTCCACATGTAACCCGGGTCCTTAAGGACATGCAATCCGGCTATGAGGTGCAGGTTCTTCTGTTGAGAGAATGTCTAGAGAAGTTTTTCCCGCCACCGCCGCCTCCTGCGGCTCCGGAAGACGCAATAGACGACTATTGA
- a CDS encoding phosphoadenosine phosphosulfate reductase, with translation MSSLKHALGAHGADPTDFDHRAASGWPSYASVKVVSYGGGVQSTALLALAARREIDFRTFLFANVGDDSEHPATLAYVREIAIPYAARAGLEVQELRRRRRDGSTETLMQRLNRPATRSIPIPVRMANGAPGRRNCTTDFKIKVIGRWLREHGATAEHPAAVAIGISLDEIHRANRRRREPHELIEYPLLDLGLRRSDCEHIITEVGLPVPPKSSCFFCPFRTVGAWRHQRKHEPELFALSVQLEEMINERRAALGRDSVYLTRYGRPLPQAIRADDLGDSSIDEGDGSCDSGWCMT, from the coding sequence ATGTCGAGCCTAAAGCACGCCCTCGGAGCCCATGGCGCCGACCCAACCGACTTCGATCACCGGGCCGCTTCCGGCTGGCCGAGCTACGCCTCCGTGAAGGTCGTCTCCTACGGAGGTGGCGTGCAATCAACAGCGCTGCTCGCGCTGGCGGCCCGTAGAGAGATCGATTTCCGGACCTTCCTCTTCGCCAACGTGGGCGACGACAGCGAGCACCCGGCGACGCTCGCCTACGTTCGCGAGATCGCCATCCCGTATGCGGCCCGAGCGGGGCTCGAAGTCCAGGAGCTCAGGCGGCGCCGACGTGACGGATCCACCGAGACACTCATGCAGCGCCTGAACCGGCCGGCCACGCGATCGATACCCATCCCAGTGCGCATGGCGAATGGGGCTCCAGGCCGACGTAACTGCACAACGGACTTCAAAATCAAGGTGATCGGGCGGTGGCTCCGAGAGCACGGGGCCACCGCAGAGCATCCGGCGGCGGTGGCAATCGGTATATCACTGGACGAGATCCACCGCGCCAACCGGCGCCGACGAGAGCCTCACGAGCTCATCGAGTATCCCCTCCTCGATCTCGGGTTGCGGAGGAGCGACTGCGAGCACATCATCACGGAGGTCGGCCTGCCTGTTCCACCGAAAAGCTCCTGCTTCTTCTGCCCCTTTCGCACCGTCGGCGCGTGGCGGCACCAGCGCAAGCACGAACCCGAGCTGTTCGCCCTCTCGGTGCAGCTTGAGGAGATGATCAACGAACGCCGGGCTGCGCTCGGACGCGATTCTGTGTATCTCACCAGGTACGGTCGCCCACTCCCGCAGGCAATCCGTGCAGACGATTTGGGAGACAGCAGCATCGACGAGGGGGACGGTTCCTGTGACTCCGGCTGGTGTATGACCTGA
- a CDS encoding phospholipase D family protein: MTESAHIWRQIEELMTGAHGRVTLVAPFIKREVLVAVLSAVSASVRSIKCITRWVPEEVAAGVSDPEIIELTEDDKRLRIALCPSLHAKFYIAGERCLIGSANLTGKATGRVTNPNIEILIEASAEHPEVGRVLAEIETCAIEATPHMATLVRRQAELLKEHRPTASDQLREEAQQSWHPVTRRPEAVYPYYCGRARFGRSLEAAILRDLAFLGVPAALTEEEFSDWVEKRLREIPALRGLVEGSRLTNVALQHALQEQAGMTDEQAKRATETIAAWLRHFGHFYTDVGTWEIRHGRELP, encoded by the coding sequence GTGACCGAGTCCGCCCACATCTGGCGGCAGATAGAAGAACTGATGACGGGCGCCCATGGACGCGTAACCCTCGTGGCGCCCTTCATCAAGCGAGAGGTTCTAGTAGCCGTACTCTCCGCCGTCTCCGCCTCAGTCAGGAGCATCAAGTGCATCACGCGGTGGGTGCCTGAGGAGGTGGCGGCAGGGGTGTCGGACCCTGAAATCATTGAGCTCACAGAGGACGACAAGCGGCTGCGCATCGCCCTATGCCCGAGTCTGCACGCCAAGTTCTATATTGCAGGCGAGCGCTGTCTGATCGGATCGGCTAACCTGACAGGGAAGGCCACCGGGCGGGTCACAAACCCGAACATTGAGATCCTTATCGAGGCGTCCGCGGAACATCCGGAAGTCGGCCGGGTACTCGCCGAGATCGAGACATGCGCAATCGAGGCGACGCCCCACATGGCCACCCTGGTGAGAAGACAAGCGGAGCTGCTAAAGGAACACCGCCCGACTGCCTCCGACCAGCTACGAGAGGAAGCCCAGCAGAGCTGGCACCCGGTCACACGGCGCCCGGAGGCCGTCTACCCGTACTACTGCGGAAGGGCTCGATTCGGGCGATCCTTGGAAGCAGCCATCCTGCGGGACCTCGCGTTCTTGGGCGTACCGGCAGCCTTGACTGAGGAGGAGTTCTCCGACTGGGTCGAAAAGCGCCTGCGGGAGATTCCCGCTCTCCGGGGGCTGGTGGAGGGTAGTCGCCTGACCAACGTTGCGCTGCAGCATGCGCTGCAGGAACAGGCAGGCATGACCGATGAGCAGGCCAAAAGAGCGACCGAGACCATTGCCGCGTGGCTTCGGCACTTCGGCCACTTTTACACGGATGTGGGAACGTGGGAAATCAGGCACGGACGGGAGCTGCCGTAA
- a CDS encoding ATP-binding protein, with translation MTSDGSNYRIVSPSLTVKAMRDSGYKNTAYALAELIDNSIDAKATLVEVFACENPVKVGARTNHRVETIAVLDNGHGMEPPQLRRALKYGDGQGADPARIGRFGMGLPNSSMSQCTRLDVWSWTNGAGNAMHTYLDLQEIETGLIDNVPEPTHHPLPDYWRDLSEGLGDTGTLVVWTKLDKVNWYGAAATLKNTAELIGRVYRHYLHDGRVDIRMAPVREGKVVDGEYHAVPNDPLYLMTPTSTPAPFADQPMFMPFSMGSESEPGVSHFPVLHEGKKHNITVRASIARPEARRANVEGHPWPDDISRTTDPGTLPWGKHARRNVGISLVRQSRELDLDASWAIGYDPTERWWGVEVEFPPELDTIFGVTNNKQSATVFSSLAHFDWKAHADTGESFKGFKDRLAEFNDPRLPLIDLVLYLEEKLLPAIRRQLKQQTVGTRKSKKRHDDDAASRATDAVKRRSEEGYTGKTDELEAGATSETKRQEQVEALTQRHHLDEDTAQSMVEEALEKDLRARWISSFQDTSAFFSIDLMAGMLQVIFNEKHPLHAQLMAVLEDVPEEADVDDLRNRLNRAAETFKLLLFSWARMEDETYPDRDRERIADARREWGRYARDFVDGKASDA, from the coding sequence GTGACCAGCGACGGCAGCAACTACCGGATCGTCAGTCCCTCGCTGACCGTCAAGGCCATGCGGGACAGTGGCTACAAGAACACCGCCTACGCCCTCGCCGAACTGATCGACAACAGCATCGACGCCAAGGCCACTCTCGTTGAAGTCTTCGCCTGCGAGAACCCGGTGAAAGTCGGCGCTCGGACCAACCACCGGGTGGAGACCATCGCCGTCCTCGATAACGGCCACGGCATGGAGCCGCCGCAGCTGCGGCGCGCCCTGAAGTACGGTGACGGGCAGGGTGCCGACCCCGCCCGTATCGGCCGTTTCGGCATGGGCCTGCCCAACTCCAGCATGTCCCAGTGCACCCGGCTCGACGTCTGGTCCTGGACCAACGGCGCGGGCAACGCCATGCACACCTACCTCGATCTCCAAGAGATCGAAACGGGGTTGATTGACAATGTCCCCGAACCCACACATCATCCGTTACCCGACTACTGGCGGGACCTGAGCGAGGGGCTAGGTGATACCGGCACGCTCGTCGTCTGGACCAAGCTGGACAAGGTCAACTGGTACGGAGCCGCCGCCACCCTGAAGAACACCGCCGAGCTGATCGGCCGCGTCTATCGGCACTATCTTCACGACGGACGCGTCGACATCCGAATGGCGCCTGTCCGAGAGGGCAAAGTTGTCGACGGCGAATACCACGCCGTACCCAACGACCCCCTCTACCTGATGACGCCCACTTCCACCCCTGCGCCGTTCGCAGACCAGCCGATGTTCATGCCTTTCTCCATGGGCAGCGAGTCCGAGCCCGGCGTGTCACACTTCCCCGTGCTTCATGAGGGCAAGAAGCACAACATCACGGTCCGGGCCTCCATCGCTCGCCCGGAGGCACGCCGTGCCAATGTCGAAGGCCATCCGTGGCCGGACGACATCAGTCGCACGACCGACCCTGGAACTCTTCCGTGGGGCAAGCACGCCAGGCGCAACGTCGGCATCTCGCTCGTACGCCAGAGCAGGGAACTCGACCTCGACGCATCCTGGGCTATTGGGTACGACCCGACGGAACGGTGGTGGGGCGTCGAGGTGGAGTTCCCGCCGGAACTCGACACCATCTTCGGCGTGACGAACAACAAGCAGAGCGCCACTGTCTTCTCCTCCCTTGCTCACTTCGACTGGAAGGCCCACGCCGACACCGGCGAGTCCTTTAAAGGGTTCAAGGATCGCCTTGCCGAGTTCAACGATCCGCGTCTTCCTCTCATCGACCTCGTGCTCTACCTAGAGGAGAAGCTCCTGCCTGCCATCCGGCGGCAGCTGAAGCAGCAGACGGTCGGTACACGTAAGAGCAAGAAGCGGCACGACGATGACGCCGCTTCCAGGGCCACCGATGCCGTCAAGCGCCGAAGCGAGGAGGGCTACACCGGCAAGACGGACGAGCTGGAGGCAGGGGCGACCAGCGAGACCAAGCGGCAAGAACAGGTCGAAGCCCTAACCCAGCGGCACCACCTTGACGAGGACACTGCACAGTCTATGGTCGAGGAGGCCTTGGAGAAGGATCTCCGCGCGCGATGGATCTCCAGCTTCCAGGACACCTCCGCCTTCTTCAGCATCGACCTCATGGCCGGCATGCTGCAGGTGATCTTTAACGAGAAGCACCCACTGCACGCTCAGCTGATGGCTGTCCTTGAAGACGTCCCGGAAGAAGCGGACGTGGACGACCTGCGCAACCGGCTTAACCGTGCCGCGGAGACTTTCAAGCTGCTGCTCTTCTCCTGGGCTCGTATGGAGGACGAGACCTACCCCGACCGCGACCGCGAACGTATCGCGGACGCCCGCCGCGAGTGGGGACGGTACGCCCGCGACTTTGTGGACGGAAAGGCCAGCGACGCGTGA